A genomic window from Sulfurimonas paralvinellae includes:
- a CDS encoding ABC transporter ATP-binding protein, giving the protein MKELIKVENVTTRFGDKLVHDGLNLTIHEGEIYGLLGPSGCGKTTLLREMVLLQDIAGGSIEILGKSLKNISEKDAQSLRYRWGVLFQFGALFSSLTIRENVALPLVEYTKLSKEMIDEIVRFKINLVGLKPEDSNLYPSEISGGMRKKAGLARALVMDPKLLFLDEPTSGLDPISAREFDNLILKLRKMLGLTIVMVSHDLHSIYNTLDKVAIIDNKKIVYEGTLQGLKSAKSDFIDAFFGDNRPLS; this is encoded by the coding sequence GTGAAAGAGCTGATAAAAGTAGAAAATGTAACAACGCGCTTTGGAGATAAGCTTGTTCATGACGGTTTGAATCTGACGATACATGAAGGGGAGATTTACGGGCTGCTTGGTCCAAGCGGCTGTGGTAAGACGACTCTGCTGCGTGAGATGGTTTTACTGCAGGATATTGCCGGCGGCTCAATTGAGATACTTGGCAAAAGTCTTAAAAATATAAGTGAGAAGGATGCACAGAGTTTACGATATCGGTGGGGCGTGCTTTTTCAGTTCGGTGCTCTTTTTTCATCTTTGACAATCAGAGAAAACGTGGCATTACCTCTTGTTGAATATACGAAACTATCAAAAGAGATGATCGATGAGATCGTACGATTTAAGATCAATCTTGTAGGCTTGAAACCTGAGGATTCAAATCTTTACCCGTCAGAAATAAGCGGTGGTATGCGAAAAAAAGCAGGCTTGGCACGCGCTTTGGTGATGGACCCGAAACTGCTCTTTTTGGATGAACCGACAAGCGGACTTGATCCTATTTCGGCTCGTGAATTCGACAATCTTATTTTGAAACTGAGAAAAATGCTGGGACTAACAATAGTAATGGTAAGTCATGATCTGCACTCCATATACAATACTTTAGATAAAGTTGCTATAATAGACAATAAAAAAATAGTATATGAAGGAACGCTGCAGGGATTGAAGTCAGCAAAAAGTGATTTTATCGATGCTTTTTTTGGGGATAATAGACCTCTTTCATAA
- a CDS encoding ABC-type transport auxiliary lipoprotein family protein, giving the protein MKILVTTFLLLVFTACSTTYPAVTQYRLTVQEAQKGALQSNCKEHSLKVSQAFVKSSLVSKEMKYTLGAYQEGRFNRSEWAEDLNRALSDTIVSSLEDSALFQNVTSYKSLSGSDYTLETRVSDFTQHFSDDQKSSVVKVDMTFTLIDNKTGMAVSSKHIVKEMPTKSPDAKSGVEALNQVLNEVLHTMHIWIAGTCQ; this is encoded by the coding sequence ATGAAAATACTTGTTACAACTTTTTTACTACTGGTTTTTACAGCCTGCAGCACAACATATCCTGCTGTTACACAGTACCGTCTTACAGTCCAAGAAGCTCAAAAAGGAGCGTTGCAAAGCAATTGCAAAGAACACTCTTTAAAGGTTTCACAGGCTTTTGTCAAAAGCTCATTGGTAAGTAAAGAGATGAAATATACACTGGGCGCATATCAAGAGGGTAGGTTTAACAGGTCTGAATGGGCAGAAGATCTCAACAGAGCTCTCAGTGATACAATCGTAAGTAGTTTGGAAGATAGTGCACTTTTTCAAAATGTCACAAGTTACAAGTCTCTCAGCGGCAGTGATTATACATTAGAGACCAGGGTGTCTGACTTTACCCAGCATTTTAGTGATGATCAAAAGAGCTCTGTTGTCAAAGTGGATATGACATTTACACTCATTGACAACAAAACAGGTATGGCTGTATCGTCAAAGCATATCGTCAAAGAGATGCCGACAAAATCTCCTGATGCCAAAAGCGGTGTAGAAGCACTCAATCAGGTTCTTAACGAAGTACTGCATACAATGCACATATGGATTGCGGGAACATGTCAATGA
- a CDS encoding MlaD family protein — MNNKVNYTLIGISVLAGLALLFGFAYWMLKPSSDQEMQKYLIYFDESVLGLNLNAPVKYRGINVGKVVKLRINPKNTEQVEVTVDILKSTPIKENTVAKLTAQGITGLTYINLTQGKNDAPPLKAKEGEAYPVIKTVPSFFEHLENSLGDVSSQLSATLYKTQKLLNDENQQQMALLLQRTASVMDKFDRILDEKTIVHFQKSMSNLDHITYKIDNSVLPNVEKFVDQSVAWEHKINNSFESIQETYLRMDKTMKNMGVSFSKAQIGFDTMSHNVNNTMLESQNVMIDLQNTLDDFRHNPSAVLYKKTEPKPAPGER; from the coding sequence ATGAATAATAAAGTCAACTATACACTTATCGGTATCTCTGTTTTGGCAGGTCTTGCTTTGCTGTTTGGCTTTGCTTATTGGATGCTCAAACCATCGAGCGATCAAGAGATGCAGAAGTATCTTATCTATTTCGATGAGTCTGTTTTGGGACTCAATCTCAATGCTCCCGTAAAATACAGAGGTATTAATGTTGGGAAGGTTGTCAAGCTGCGTATCAATCCAAAGAACACAGAACAGGTTGAAGTAACGGTCGATATTTTAAAAAGTACGCCTATTAAGGAAAATACCGTTGCGAAATTAACAGCGCAGGGTATTACAGGACTTACTTACATCAACCTCACGCAGGGAAAAAATGATGCTCCGCCACTTAAAGCAAAAGAGGGTGAAGCCTATCCTGTTATAAAAACAGTTCCCTCGTTTTTCGAACACTTGGAAAACTCACTTGGTGATGTGTCGTCTCAACTCTCCGCAACACTTTATAAAACACAAAAACTTCTCAATGATGAGAATCAACAGCAGATGGCTTTGCTGTTACAGCGAACAGCCAGTGTCATGGATAAATTCGATCGTATTCTCGATGAAAAAACGATCGTTCACTTCCAAAAAAGCATGAGTAACCTGGATCATATTACATACAAAATAGATAATAGTGTTCTGCCAAATGTAGAAAAATTTGTAGATCAGAGTGTTGCCTGGGAACATAAGATAAACAACTCTTTTGAATCAATACAAGAGACATATCTGCGTATGGATAAAACGATGAAGAATATGGGCGTGAGCTTCTCAAAAGCACAAATAGGTTTTGATACGATGAGCCACAATGTAAACAACACAATGTTGGAGAGTCAGAATGTTATGATAGACCTGCAAAATACACTCGATGACTTTAGACATAATCCGTCCGCAGTTTTATATAAAAAAACAGAGCCAAAACCTGCTCCGGGAGAGAGATAG
- a CDS encoding aminopeptidase P N-terminal domain-containing protein translates to MSMITEREYRKRRETFGKKLKNGSVAVLFTAEPKTRSNDTEYPYRQNSNFYYMSGFKEDSAALVLVKTSKRIKSYLFVHKKDAAEELWNGKRLGVEKAKERFDVSDVFEYGELNAKLKEFLAEPKVLYYDFGLDYSKVKLLKRYAKNIDTFKNAAKKIQKMRLIKSDAEVALIRKALTITQEAHHRAVTRVSALQYEYELQAEIEYVFKKNGAYSDAYTSIVASGNNANTLHYITNDQKINHNDLILIDAGCEYDYYASDITRTIPAKGRFSKVQKELYNLVLSVNKEIIECIKPGVLRSQLQQKSEEMLCRGLVELGILKGSVKKLLKKGAHKKYYPHGIGHWMGIDVHDACPYKDNKGKEIPLQPGMVLTIEPGIYIDKDDMSVPKRFRGIGIRIEDDILVTKDGFDNLSKKIKKETRDIESLASL, encoded by the coding sequence ATGTCAATGATAACAGAGCGTGAGTACAGAAAAAGAAGAGAGACTTTTGGTAAAAAACTTAAAAACGGTTCTGTAGCCGTTTTGTTTACGGCAGAGCCGAAAACACGTTCAAATGATACGGAGTACCCTTATCGACAGAACAGTAATTTTTACTATATGTCCGGTTTTAAAGAAGATAGTGCAGCACTTGTTCTTGTCAAAACCTCTAAGCGTATCAAAAGCTACCTTTTTGTTCATAAGAAAGATGCCGCAGAGGAGCTTTGGAACGGGAAACGACTTGGTGTTGAAAAAGCAAAAGAGCGTTTTGACGTGAGCGATGTATTTGAGTATGGTGAGTTGAATGCAAAGCTCAAAGAATTTTTAGCAGAGCCTAAAGTGCTGTACTATGATTTTGGTTTGGATTATTCAAAAGTAAAACTATTAAAACGCTATGCAAAAAACATAGATACTTTTAAAAATGCAGCAAAGAAGATTCAAAAGATGCGCCTTATAAAATCAGATGCCGAAGTAGCTCTTATTCGTAAAGCTTTAACCATTACGCAAGAGGCACATCATCGAGCAGTGACAAGAGTAAGTGCTTTACAGTATGAGTATGAACTGCAGGCTGAGATAGAGTATGTTTTTAAAAAGAACGGTGCTTACAGTGATGCTTATACATCCATTGTCGCTTCCGGAAACAATGCAAATACCCTGCACTATATAACGAACGATCAAAAGATAAATCATAATGACCTGATACTCATAGATGCCGGATGTGAGTATGACTATTATGCCAGTGATATTACACGAACTATTCCGGCAAAAGGAAGATTTTCAAAAGTACAAAAAGAACTTTATAATTTGGTTCTGAGTGTCAATAAAGAGATTATCGAATGTATCAAACCCGGAGTGTTAAGGAGTCAACTGCAGCAAAAATCAGAAGAGATGTTATGTCGTGGACTTGTCGAATTGGGCATATTGAAAGGAAGTGTGAAAAAACTTCTGAAAAAAGGGGCGCATAAAAAGTATTATCCGCATGGCATAGGGCACTGGATGGGGATAGATGTGCATGATGCATGTCCTTACAAAGATAATAAGGGAAAAGAAATTCCACTGCAGCCAGGTATGGTTTTGACAATAGAACCGGGAATCTACATAGATAAAGACGATATGAGTGTTCCAAAAAGATTTAGAGGTATAGGCATTCGTATTGAAGATGATATTTTGGTGACGAAAGATGGCTTTGACAATCTCTCAAAGAAGATAAAAAAAGAGACCAGGGATATTGAATCCTTAGCCTCTTTG